The genomic region GTGCGAGCAGCCGCCGTAACTCGCCCTCGTCGTCCACGTGGGCGCGCAGCGAGGAGTGCAGGACGGCTGTGGTGCCGGGAGGCTGCCAGGGGTGGCCCGAGACGCCCTCCAGATGGGTGTGCGGACCGGCGGTGATCACCAGGACGCCGTTCTCGCCGAGCTTGTCCCGGGCGGCCAGCAGATGCGTGTCGCGCAGGGGCTGGTCCCGCGTGGTGATCGGGTCGCACAGGACGTACCCGCGAGCCTCTCCGGCGGCGAGCCGGTCGGCCAGGTTCTCGGGGGACGTGCTCCGGTCCAGGGAGTGGACCGAAGCGGTGCCCAGGCGCCGCAGCAGCAGGAGCGCGGCGGTGCGCCGGCCCGTGAAGCGGGGGCCGGTGAGTACCAGGACGCGCTCCTTGCGGAGCTGCTCCAGCAGGTCCTGGAAGTTGCTGCCGTCCTCGGCGAACACCCTGTCGAGGCGTGTCAGCGTCCCTGTCGGGACCTCACCGGAGGTGTGCGTGGCGCTGCCGACCATCAGGTGGTTCACCGTGACGCCGCCGTGGAAGGTGCCGCCGCTGATGCCGTGGTTGACGCCGCCGAACTGCCCGCCGCCGACGCCGCCGCGCATCGCGTCGGGGATGCCGCGGAAGAGGTCGCGCCGGGCGTCGTAGGCGCTCTGGGGTGCTTCCTCCGCCGGAGCCGGCGCCGGCGCTGCGGCCTGGACCGCCGGCTCGGCCGGGGACTCCGCCTGGTCCGGGCCCTCGGCCGGTACTGGGGCGTCCGCCACCGGGGTGCTCATCGGCGGTCACCGCCGCCCAGCCGGATGTCGCCGTGGAAGGTGCCGCCGCTGATGCCGTGGTTGACGCCGCCGAACTGCCCGCCGCTGATCTGACTCGCCGGAGCCGGGGCCGCCGGGTCCGCCGGGGCCGGGGCGGCCGTGGCGACCCCGGCTGTCCCGGCCCCGGCTCCGGCTGTCCCGGCGCCGGAGTCCCCCTCAGGCTCCGGCGCCGGGCCCCCCGTCGGCAGTGGTCCGTACAGCCACGCGCCCAGCGGGCCGTTCTTGCTGGGCATGGTGACCGCTGTGAATTCGTCGGCCGGGATTCCGGTGTGGTTGTGCCGCACGATGCCGGCGTACACCGACTCCGAGACGCAGAGCGCGTAGTCGTCCGTACGCTCGCGCAGGGCTTCCTTCAGGGGTTCGCCGTCCAGCAGCCGGCAGGCGTGGTTGAGGTCCGTGCCCACCCAGCCGTCGAACTCGTCGACGGCGACGTACCCGGTCGCGAGCACGGCCCGCAGCCGGATCTGCGCCGAGCTGGCCGCCAGCCGGTTCACGGCGCGCAGCTGGGCGGGGACCTCGGTCAGCAGGGCGCGCAGCAGCGTCGTCAGCGGCGCGCTCGGGTCGATCATCTCCATGATCGCGTCACCACGGTCGGCGCGCAGTCGTAGCGTCTGGTCGATTCCGGCGGCCAGCAGGGTCCGGTCGACGACGTCGTAGAGCATCCGGCGCAGGAAGGCCTGCTGGACGTCGTCGCGGTCGCTGTAGCGCTCGGTGTCTACCAGGAGGATGGTGCGGGGGAGTGGGTCGCTCATGATCGCCTCTCGTGGTGGATCCCGGTGGATCCCTGCTGTGACAAGAGAGTGGGGCAGACGGGCGCTCCGCCGTGAGGGCGGATGACGCACCCGGAGTGTGACGCCCTGCACTGAAGGCGCGGTCGGTCCCGGGGCTGCCTAGGCCGGCGGCTGCGACTGGGCGATCCGGCGCAGTACGTCCGGCCGTACGATCACCAGCGCGCGGCGGCCGGTGATCACGACGCCGCGCTCGCGGAGCTCCTTGAGCTCCCGCTGGACCATCTCGCGGGAGGCTCCGACCGCCCCGGCGAGCTCCTCCTTGGTGAGCGGAACGGTCAGCTCGACGCCGGCGGGGGCAGCGCGGCCGTGGGTCCTGGAGAGGTCCAGGAGCAGGACGGCGAGGCGCTCGCGCACGCTCAGCGAGGCGAACTCCAGGCGGCGCCGGTCGGCGGCGCGGGTGCGGTCGGAGGTGAGGGCGAGCAGCTGGAGGGCGACCGCGGGGAAGCCGGCGAGGAACGCGCGGAAGGCCTCGTGGTCGACGGCCACGGCCCGGACCGGCTCCAGTGCGGTCACGGTGGCGGAGCGGACGCGGCCGGTGAGGGCGGCGGACTCGCCGAGGATGTCGCCGGGCCCGCGCAGGGCGAGCAGCGCCTGGTAGCCGTTGGGTGCGGCGACGGTCACCTTGGTCCAGCCGTGCAGGACCAGCAGGATGTGCGTCGAGGGTTCGTTCTGGTGGATCAGGCGGTCGCGCGGTGCGAACGCCAGCTCACGGCCGAGCGCGCGTAACGCCGTACCGTCCTCGCTCTCCAGCCGGGCCAGGAAGGGGACCCGGTCGTCCAGCCCTCCGTCGCCCGGGAGGTTGTCCAAAGCCATGCGGCAGCCCCCGCCCCGATGCGTCAGAGCGGTCAATCTACTGACCGCGGGCCCCTCGCAGATCCGGAACCACTCGATTGAGTACGGACGGTCACGGACAGTGCCCGGGTCAGGCGTCGGCGCCCGCGCGGCGTCGGCGTGCGCCCGCCACCGTGACCGAGGCCAGGGCCAGGAGGGCGAGGGCGGCGCCGGCCAGGCCCGGGGTGAGGCCCTTGGGGGTGAAGGTGCAGGAGACCTTCTTCGTGCCGGGGGCCAGGGGCAGCGACACCAGGCCGTGGAAGTCGCGCACCGGGGCGGAGCACCGCCAGCCCGGGATGTCGGTCATCGCGAAGACCGCGGTGCCGGTGGCGCCGTCGGGAAGGGTGGCCTCGATGGTGTGGCCGCCCGCCTTCACGGCGGTGGCGCCGCCGGCGGTCAGCCGGGCGACCGCCGTGCCGAGGGCCGCGCGGTC from Streptomyces sp. NBC_00190 harbors:
- a CDS encoding Crp/Fnr family transcriptional regulator, with amino-acid sequence MALDNLPGDGGLDDRVPFLARLESEDGTALRALGRELAFAPRDRLIHQNEPSTHILLVLHGWTKVTVAAPNGYQALLALRGPGDILGESAALTGRVRSATVTALEPVRAVAVDHEAFRAFLAGFPAVALQLLALTSDRTRAADRRRLEFASLSVRERLAVLLLDLSRTHGRAAPAGVELTVPLTKEELAGAVGASREMVQRELKELRERGVVITGRRALVIVRPDVLRRIAQSQPPA